A window of Corticium candelabrum chromosome 3, ooCorCand1.1, whole genome shotgun sequence contains these coding sequences:
- the LOC134177630 gene encoding uncharacterized protein LOC134177630, which translates to MEKEGFLRSVNELVTKGLTVAQIATDRHLQITSVMKKQFPDIDHQYDVWHVSKSVIKKLTQLGKAKGCSNLLPWIRSVANHLWWSSKSCNRQAENLREKWISIIYHTINVHSWENATSFGKCEHNELSLEESQRKQWLKKCSPAHDALKSVVLNKKLLKDLDKLTDFSHTGNLEVYHALLTKYCPKRQHFSYKGMLART; encoded by the coding sequence ATGGAAAAAGAGGGGTTTCTACGATCAGTCAATGAGCTAGTAACTAAAGGATTAACTGTGGCTCAAATTGCTACTGATAGACACCTGCAGATAACGTCTGTCATGAAAAAGCAGTTCCCTGATATAGATCATCAGTATGATGTTTGGCACGTTTCAAAAAGTGTTATCAAAAAGTTAACCCAACTGGGTAAGGCAAAGGGCTGTAGTAACCTTCTTCCATGGATAAGATCTGTGGCAAATCACTTGTGGTGGTCATCAAAATCATGTAATAGACAGGCTGAAAATCTAAGAGAGAAATGGATTTCTATTATTTACCATACAATCAATGTCCATTCATGGGAGAATGCTACATCTTTTGGCAAGTGTGAACACAACGAATTGTCACTTGAAGAGAGCCAACGAAAGCAGTGGTTAAAGAAATGTTCTCCTGCACATGATGCACTGAAGTCGGTAGTCCTAAACAAGAAGCTTTTGAAAGACCTTGACAAGCTAACGGACTTCAGCCACACTGGTAATTTGGAAGTTTACCATGCTCTTCTCACTAAATATTGTCCTAAGAGGCAACATTTCAGCTACAAGGGGATGCTTGCAAGAACATAG
- the LOC134177631 gene encoding uncharacterized protein LOC134177631, with the protein MKQHAKVARVPDSDDDYEHHQEIDKENNSPGTKAREFCDASTQYDLRHLAETKEHSYCVRESSPIPEDMHSSQLQPPQIAPWLVTPVTDSCQSTESDEEAHSPNTDSETEKYCVFDTSCTSQDSDIEMGGQEDQKFIVFRNSLSELFRFCPTCGSSVVSQSESTSGTMLVVKMECSKGHNVNWQSQPLVAGLPAGNLITAAGILLSGGTFSKFSHFAQIIKLQFISESSFYRLQDECLCPVVNETWKSHQESILENFKDNPLHLLGDGRCDSPGYSAKYCTYTLVEQDTGLTVDFQLV; encoded by the coding sequence ATGAAACAACATGCTAAGGTTGCTAGAGTGCCTGACTCTGATGATGATTATGAGCACCACCAAGAAATcgacaaagaaaacaattctCCTGGAACCAAAGCACGTGAATTTTGTGATGCTTCAACGCAATATGATCTTAGACACCTGGCTGAAACAAAGGAACATTCATACTGTGTGAGAGAATCTTCACCAATTCCCGAGGACATGCATTCTAGTCAACTTCAGCCACCACAAATTGCCCCATGGTTAGTAACACCAGTAACTGACAGTTGTCAGTCCACAGAGTCTGATGAAGAGGCACATTCTCCTAAtacagacagtgaaacagaGAAATACTGCGTCTTTGACACATCTTGTACTTCACAAGATTCGGATATCGAAATGGGTGGTCAAGAGGACCAAAAATTCATTGTTTTCAGAAATTCCTTGAGTGAACTGTTCCGATTCTGCCCAACATGTGGCTCTTCTGTagtcagccaatcagaatCAACAAGTGGAACAATGTTAGTAGTAAAAATGGAGTGCTCAAAAGGGCATAATGTAAACTGGCAGTCCCAACCACTTGTTGCTGGTCTACCTGCCGGAAATCTTATAACCGCAGCAGGGATTCTGTTGTCAGGAGGAACATTCAGCAAATTCAGCCACTTTGCTCAAATCATAAAATTGCAATTCATCTCGGAATCATCATTTTATCGATTGCAAGATGAATGCCTGTGTCCTGTGGTTAATGAAACGTGGAAGAGTCACCAGGAATCTATACTAGAAAACTTCAAAGACAACCCTTTACACCTACTGGGAGATGGACGATGTGACAGCCCTGGATATTCCGctaaatattgtacatatacTCTAGTGGAGCAAGATACAGGGCTTACTGTTGATTTTCAGTTGGTGTAG